In Xiphophorus hellerii strain 12219 chromosome 13, Xiphophorus_hellerii-4.1, whole genome shotgun sequence, the following proteins share a genomic window:
- the cibar1 gene encoding CBY1-interacting BAR domain-containing protein 1, giving the protein MSAEMSRTPDARVRDNQTRKIQENITKVEKHFGDMCQLFAAYARKTARLRDKADLLVREIGLYADTETPDLKRGMKQFAEHLAKIQDYRQAEVERLEARVIEPLKSYGAVVKRKREDLKATQSARDREAKQMAQLEKTRLRNPSDRQIISQAETELQRATMDATRTTKQLEETIDEFERQKIQDIKKVFGEFVTVEMSFHAKALEIYTVAFQSIQSVDEDADLEVFRNCLHPPDFQSRLDIVRANSKTSLDHTGSFLSTSGTLQQQRASSRQTRRGEEEDEEEDEDESEEEEEDGDEDEDEDSDDKR; this is encoded by the exons ATGTCTGCGGAGATGAGTCGCACGCCGGATGCGAGAGTCAG AGATAACCAGACGAGGAAGATCCAGGAGAACATAACCAAAGTGGAGAAACACTTTGGGGATATGTGCCAACTGTTTGCTGCCTATGCACGCAAAACAGCCAGGCTGCGAGACAAAGCAGACCTTCTTGTCCGGGAAATTGGCTTGTACGCCGACACGGAGACGCCAGACCTAAAGAGGGGGATGAAGCAGTTTGCAGAGCACCTTGCCAAGATTCAAGACTACCGCCAAGCGGAG GTGGAAAGACTTGAGGCCAGAGTCATAGAGCCATTAAAAAGCTATGGAGCTGTGGTGAAACGTAAAAGG GAGGATCTGAAGGCAACACAGAGCGCCCGAGACAGAGAAGCCAAACAGATGGCTCAACTCGAGAAGACCAGACTTAGAAACCCTTCAGACAGACAAATCATT TCTCAG GCTGAAACTGAGCTTCAAAGAGCAACCATGGATGCCACACGAACCACCAAGCAGCTGGAGGAAACCATAGATGAGTTTGAGCGACAGAAGATCCAGGACATAAAG AAAGTCTTTGGTGAATTTGTGACAGTGGAAATGTCTTTCCATGCCAAGGCTCTGGAGATCTACACTGTGGCATTCCAAAGTATCCAAAGTGTGGATGAGGACGCAGACCTGGAG GTGTTCAGGAATTGTCTGCACCCCCCTGATTTCCAGTCCCGCTTAGACATAGTGCGAGCCAATTCCAAGACGTCCCTTGATCACACCGGGTCTTTCCTGAGTACATCAGGTACCTTACAG CAACAAAGAGCTTCCAGCCGCCAGACGAGaagaggggaggaggaggatgaagaagaggacGAGGATGaatctgaggaggaggaggaggatggtgaTGAGGATGAAGACGAGGACTCAGACGACAAACGCTAA